AGCTAAGAATTAATTTGTGGGCTTTTGGGCAAAATCCCACATTTCAAGGGGTGTGTCAAAAAGTGTATGTAAACTTTTACTAATCTGTAGTGAAAAAATGTAGTGGCAGGAATCAATAGTGAGTGGATATGGGATTGCAACAGGTTTTGAAGCAAATGAGAAATCATAAAGGACAGGGACAGGTAGATAGGACATCCCAGAATTGACTAAATTAACCCACTTGTCAGGTTCCTCCCCCCTCAAACCCTACCTAAAAGGGAAAGAGAAATAAATGGTGTAGAAACATAAACAGAAAGAGTTGAAAAACTAGGAAGGAGTAAAGAAACTAAATCCCTGAATTTCATACCAAACTTTCACACCAAAAGAATAGCAATGAGTAAACCATAGGTGTGTAGGGGTTAGTATTGATGGGAAAAGAAATGAAAGCAGAACCAAGCAAGGGTATGGAAAGAAAATTAGAGTAGGACCCAGTAATGAAAACTAGGTGACATCATCACAGTGCCTATATAGAGAATTTAGGCCATAGGAAATCAGAAATGAGGAATCAATTTTGTACTGTTGGGATTCTGCCTGAAGATTTTTCACAAGGATTCATCATCATATAGACATGGGAGGAGGTAAGAAATGTTGCCAGTGCAGTGATGGTGTGCTCCTATTTGGCATAGGTGGGTAAAGTGAGTGGGTGGGTAaacttgacttttgacttcaaatatcatacaaTCAAAATATGTATAGGCAATAATCAAACCAACACAAACCACATGCTGCAATATGCTTCCAGCTCAGAAAATCATCTGCACTAACATCTCAGCCTCAAGTAATACTATAGATTTGCagctaaagaaaaaaaaagtgtttggGTGATCATGAGTATGACCAGAGGGGATACTTTTGGTATATGCTTATGGGGTCCCAATGTTTTGAATTTTTGTCTATATACAAATTTTACCTCCCATGAGTGTATTCGTGTAATGACAAGAGGGTGGTTATCTTCTGCTCATTTCTCATTTGTCATCACTGATGAGAGAGTTTAAACATGTGgatgaaaatcaagtgaaaaacttGAGCATGTCAACAGGCCATGGTCCCCCCCACTCTGTTGTGGACAGACCTGTTTTTATATGGTCTGTTTTTGTAGCAGGTGTAGGTTATTGCAAAACTACAAAACAGCACGCTTTGAAATAAAAGGGAAGAAAGAACGTTTACCATGTAACTGACTAGGGTAAAATGTTTAGGCAAAGATGGAAAAAAGAAAGTGAGACATTATACCAAGAAAGAGACAAATATATCCCTAAAGAGAAAACAAGTAACACAGTATATCACTCAAGGCTACTTACAATGAATAGTGTATAGAAGTTTTATCCTTTTACTTGTTGGCTGACAAACAAAAGGCAGAATGAGTGATTGATTTCCACCACTGAACCTCTACCCTAAGTCCATAGTTCTGTACAAGCAGTGCAAgttaatttcttttcattttattcCTTCCCTTATCCCTATCTCTCCAACACAGTGGTGATATGGGTTCTAGGCACACAAGAAATGTCCAAATTTTGGGTACAAAGTGAGgtatataatatatatcattCAGGAAAAGTACGGTTTTACTGACTGAAATTTTTGCTGTGGTACAAACAACTGCTTGTATAAACGACAAGGTAATGAGAAAATGGGAATGTGACTTAACAATGAGGTGCTTTTGATCAAATGATCCATCACACTGAATTACTAAAGCAAATTCCTACAAATTTAAAAAtccagagaaagagaaagaataatTCAGCAATGTTTGAGGACCCAAAGAAGAGAAGAGCTTCAACTGATCACTGTGTTTAAACAGTGGCTTCATCAAAGCTTTTAGTATTAATCAAGTTAGTGCAGAATAATTATGCAAAAGAACGACAGGAGTGCAGAATACCTTTATGAGTAATCAAATACTGTGCCATGTGATCATTGGGGGCCCATAAAGATTTACACAACAGGCCCATTGTGCTATGCTTGAGAAGGAGTCCAGTGTCTCTCAGTGGCTCAATGGATCTTCAAGTGGGAGGGTCCTCAGATATGTGGTGTTTGTTTGGCATTAGCTTCCAAATAATGGCcaatcaaagaaataaaagaacttTACCTGCAGGAGTGGTATAGTTATTATGATTAATACACTGCAGATAGCTTGAAAGgaaaaaatttaagagaaataaTGTGAATGTATCCCTTTAATTCACTCCACTAAAGACTAAACAATACTTTGAAAAAGTAAAGGGGGGATGAATCTCACCATGAGCCTCCTTTAGGACATGGCACATAGTTGGGAACTGAAAATTTTCTTCCAGAAGAATAAGGCACCATATTCATATCACCTGAATCCTTTTGAATCTAGAAATCTATGTCCTAAGGCCTAACCATAAGCAGATAAGCATctttctattaaaaaatgtattgaaGTAATTACTTTTTTCCAAAATAGTAAAACTATTCCCTCATAATTTAGAGAAATTACTGTAGTtgcatgcttcattaggaaagtCCAATATAGCAGGCTTTACATCCAAAAGCTGAAGGCAATAATATTATGTGGGGCCTTCATTGATCTTATCTTTCACATTATCTCAACCTCCACGATGAAACTAAAACTACTCACCCTAAAACTGTTCAACTTAAAACTATTCAACCTGCATCTCATGGTCCAATTTTTCTTCCACATACATGTGCAGAAGATTACATACCGTGGTAGAAGTGCTGCCCCCCAGTCTCAAGCTTATTATTGAGCACACGTGTAGTCAGCAATTATTGTAAAATCCAAAAGAATTCCACTAAAAGAATTGAAAGCACAATCTACACTAATTAGCATTAGCCAAAGATACCATGCACCCAAGTCTAGAAGCAATCATATAGAAAACCTATACTTAGGCAGATGCATTCATGTATCTATAAGATAACAGAAAAAAATACAATTGTGATAAGTTGATGAATGAATATTTGAATTCATATGGTGATTCTTTCACTGTCCATCAATGAGAAGAAATACGGGGAGAACGAAATTCAAAGCCCCCTAGCTCAACTTTCATAGAATAAGTAAGTTCAGCAACCATTGATTACAAGATCAAAATCACAACACTAAGACCTAAATATACCATTTGGTATAGCTGCTAAAGAAGGATGGAATCAACTTATGCCAATGCTAATATTTCTCGGAATAAAGAAGCACGCACAACTTCAAACTTCGTAAaacaaaaaattgcaaaaacaaaATTCTGGTGCTACCACAGTATACCAAATGCACTAATTTGGaacatatataattatattttctcAGTGCGATGTACATTGAAACCCTTGAATTTCCATAAATAGACTAATTTCTAGTCTGGTTCTAGATGACAGGTAGCTAAGCGGGAGAAGACATTCAAGTTGATTTTTTTGATGCATCGGCATTTTCTTCAGTTTTGGAATTTTCTTTCTCCACTACTTGCAGAACACCCTCTTGATATCCCTCTATAAAACTCTTCATAGCATCTCTGTATGCAGAAGCTCTGGTCATATACACACGCTGCAAAGCAGGTCTGAGAGTCTCCATGCCCCCTCTAGCAGCTACAGCTGTATTTTACCCATTAAAAGATACAAATGGATGGTCAAAATCACCATCACAAACTTACAATTCAAAGCAATGATTTGAAAACGTAACCAGAAAAAATCGttacaaaaccaaaaacaaatataAAGGACAGGAAGGTTATAGACCCTAAAAGTCATTATAGCAATAAAATCTATACAGATTTTGCCTCAACGACAAGAACTGAGAGTTTCACTCTGAGCTCCAGGGGTTGCACACAAGGTTTTAAATTACAATGACAGTTACTATAGTTATATTATGATCTCTGTTATTGAGCAAAATTATGGACTAGTACAGTCATTGTTTTCTGAAGCCTTCAAAAACCTTTGCATTGTAAAAACAATTGCAATACAGACTGCAATTTAAAATCATGACATACAAGTTAATGAAAAATCAGACTAATTGTTCATGTTCGTCAAAGAGTTATTTTGGCCCTCTAAGAGAAGGTAATCTTTGAGTTGACGCTCAGCATCTTCCTAATTGCTTTCAAATTTCAATTAATGTTAGACAACAATGCACTGGCTGTATTAGATTTTGTGTGAGACATGTATggtttgattaaataattatgaCAAAACTATAAATAGACataaaaaacaactttttaaaattttagtgaCAAACATCATTCTACTTTAATACGCTATAATAATCTTAATTTTAAGATGCTATTGAatccaaatggcataacagaattaAACCAGAGAAAGAGATGGTGCTATAATAATCTTAATTTTAAGATGCTATTGAatccaaatggcataacagaattaAACCAGAGAAAGAGATGGTACCGAGTTCCTCGAGTATTGAGGGTTCTTTATTTTTAGCTGTTTCCTTTATAGCATTAGGTTCATCCGTCTTGGAGTCATTTGGCCGAAGATCAGGACCAATGTCACGAACCCAGCTAGCAGCATAAAGCCTAGTAGCTCTTTTCAAAACCTGAAGACTGAATGTGAGGTAACATACTAACTCGACGTGATAAAAGTTGGAAGCATTTATTATTAATGGAAAACGGCATACCCAGATGCGCTGCTCCCAGGTCAATTTGCGGCGCGTTTTAAGGTTAGGAGGATTGGGCAAAGAGGACGGAAAAGCAATTTCTTTGAGATCATAGCGAATGTAGTCATAAAGTTTCCTACACACAACCCTCACTTTCATTTCACACCTCCAAAACTAGCAACTAGCAGAAGCACAGTAGGGAGATGGTTAGAGGGGAAATGAGACAATGGCTCAACTGAATCATTGGTTAAAACAACCCATGATATGAAAGCTAAAATCTAATCAATTCACTGGgactttttgttttatgttttgaaattttcaaaaatgaaaatcaGTTTTAGCtgaattttgataaattttaaaactaaaatcaGTTTAAGTTTTGAGAAAACAAAACCAgaaatcaaagtcaacaaaaatatcattgaaacaaaatttgaataacaaaatgaatgCAACAATAGTGAAGAAGAGCCAAATCAGAATTTCGCAAAGAacaattaagaataaaataattgaaaacatATAGGAACACAAACAAGCAAAATTTGTTAGCTTTGTTTCAATCTAAGAATACCATGTGTGTAAGAAAGCATTGCCAATAATCCAAATGTTGGGGGTTTGCTGGCTAAAATCATGAAAGCAATGTCAACCGTGAAAGAAATCTCAATTATCCTGAATGGTGTGTATAAATCAATACCAAATCAAATTGGAAACCC
The Vicia villosa cultivar HV-30 ecotype Madison, WI linkage group LG6, Vvil1.0, whole genome shotgun sequence genome window above contains:
- the LOC131610941 gene encoding uncharacterized protein LOC131610941, with the translated sequence MKVRVVCRKLYDYIRYDLKEIAFPSSLPNPPNLKTRRKLTWEQRIWVLKRATRLYAASWVRDIGPDLRPNDSKTDEPNAIKETAKNKEPSILEELAVAARGGMETLRPALQRVYMTRASAYRDAMKSFIEGYQEGVLQVVEKENSKTEENADASKKST